A genomic segment from Dechloromonas denitrificans encodes:
- a CDS encoding M23 family metallopeptidase, producing MQIILVSRHLKAARTITIMPRHVVAGLALFVSLVVLTSLLFSWLSVHWRLPVVERLILSLQQQETQKTQDYLSNNLLLMATRLGELQAKVVQLDTLGERLAGVAGIKLDVVPPRKPSGAGGPYVPAPMTAAELQREIDRLAGNVEHSADDLSVLESRLLEKRVKERLLPTTLPVKNAAYGSPFGHRSDPIAGLRAMHEGIDFNAEIGTPVVVAADGVVLSAAYHAEFGNLVEVDHGEGLVSRYAHLSRVDVPAGKLVRRGEQLGAVGNTGRSTGAHLHFEVRMLGVAQNPALFLKQGSEFAQLKRR from the coding sequence ATGCAGATTATTTTGGTTTCGCGTCATTTGAAAGCAGCGCGAACGATCACCATTATGCCTCGTCATGTCGTTGCGGGGCTGGCTCTCTTTGTTTCGCTGGTGGTTCTGACCTCGCTGCTGTTTTCCTGGTTGTCCGTTCACTGGCGTCTGCCGGTGGTTGAAAGACTGATCCTTTCGCTGCAGCAGCAAGAAACGCAGAAGACGCAGGATTATCTGAGCAACAACCTGTTGCTCATGGCGACGCGTCTCGGTGAGTTGCAAGCCAAGGTGGTTCAGCTTGATACCCTGGGTGAGCGTCTGGCCGGCGTGGCCGGGATCAAGCTCGATGTGGTGCCACCGCGAAAACCGTCGGGTGCAGGCGGTCCCTACGTGCCTGCCCCGATGACAGCTGCCGAGTTGCAGCGGGAAATCGACCGACTGGCGGGAAATGTCGAGCATAGTGCCGACGATCTTTCTGTTCTGGAATCACGCTTGCTCGAAAAGCGCGTCAAGGAGCGCCTGTTGCCGACGACACTGCCGGTCAAGAATGCAGCTTATGGCTCGCCGTTTGGCCATCGCAGTGATCCGATTGCCGGCTTGCGTGCCATGCACGAAGGGATAGATTTCAATGCCGAAATCGGTACGCCGGTTGTCGTCGCTGCCGATGGCGTCGTTCTTTCGGCCGCCTACCATGCTGAATTCGGCAATCTGGTCGAGGTCGACCATGGCGAAGGGCTGGTTTCTCGTTATGCTCATCTTTCCCGGGTCGATGTGCCGGCCGGCAAGCTGGTCCGTCGCGGCGAGCAGCTGGGGGCGGTCGGCAATACGGGGCGCTCGACGGGCGCCCATCTGCACTTCGAGGTGCGCATGCTGGGGGTAGCCCAGAATCCGGCACTTTTCCTCAAGCAGGGGAGTGAGTTCGCACAACTCAAACGGCGTTGA
- a CDS encoding DciA family protein, translating into MYNGPEHYLDSDANASRLMAHARLLLKLSRRFEAIAPAGFRHAARVANYKSGKIVIHADNGAVAAKIRQMSQRLCSELCKGGAQCNELEVKVQPRENLFQSTPSTQKPLSRTACEVLRSTAENMPKGSLRAAIDALLASSAKRE; encoded by the coding sequence ATGTACAACGGGCCTGAGCACTACCTTGACAGCGACGCCAACGCCAGCCGGCTGATGGCTCACGCACGCCTGTTGCTCAAGCTCTCGCGCCGCTTCGAAGCGATTGCCCCGGCGGGGTTTCGCCACGCTGCACGCGTTGCCAATTACAAGTCGGGGAAGATTGTTATCCACGCCGATAATGGCGCGGTCGCTGCCAAAATCCGCCAGATGAGCCAGCGTTTATGCAGCGAGTTATGCAAAGGTGGGGCGCAGTGTAACGAGCTCGAAGTAAAAGTTCAACCCCGCGAAAATCTTTTCCAATCAACACCTTCAACGCAAAAGCCACTCTCCAGAACGGCTTGCGAGGTGCTGCGGTCGACGGCAGAAAACATGCCAAAAGGCTCTTTGCGTGCGGCAATCGATGCCTTGCTGGCGAGTTCGGCAAAACGGGAATAA
- the secA gene encoding preprotein translocase subunit SecA, producing the protein MISGLLKKIFGSRNDRLVKQYSQTVKRINALEPSLEALSDEQLRAKTDEFRQRHANGESLDDLLPEAFAVVREAGKRELGMRHFDVQMIGGMVLHYGKIAEMRTGEGKTLVGTLPAYLNAISGKGVHVITVNDYLASRDAEWMGRLHRFLGLSVGVNLSQMDHEAKQAAYAADITYGTNNEFGFDYLRDNMVYTPGERVQRQLNFAIVDEVDSILIDEARTPLIISGQAEDHTDLYLRMKDVVPKLTRAAEEKAEGDYWVDEKGHQVHLSEAGYEHAEQLLAEHGLLAEGASLYDAANITLMHHLNAALRGLTLFHKDQHYVVQNGEIIIVDEFTGRLMAGRRWSDGLHQAVEAKEGVQIQSENQTLASITFQNYFRMYSRLSGMTGTADTEAYEFHQIYGLETVVIPPHRPMVRKDMNDLVYKTADEKNAAIIADIKDCAKRGQPVLVGTTSIEASELLSGLLDKEGLAHNVLNAKQHAREAEIVIEAGRPGVITIATNMAGRGTDIVLGGSIEKATSAIKHDESLPEAEREARIAAMRAEWQKSHDQVLASGGLHIIGSERHESRRIDNQLRGRAGRQGDAGSSRFYLSLDDPLLRIFAGERLRAIMDKLKMPEGEAIEHPLVTRSLESAQRKVEARNFDIRKQLLEYDDVSNDQRKVIYQQRNELLETEDIAETITAMRHSVIGDIFRTYVPAESVEEQWDMEGLERALAAELLIVAPVAAWFKSEPTLSDEEILARITLEADQAYQAKIDLVGSNSFQQFERNVMLQSLDTHWREHLAALDHLRQGIHLRGYAQKNPKQEYKREAFELFEGLLDLIRKEVTRVLFTVQIRSQEDVEETAPHADVQNVQYQHAGYDEALEGSTDEAAVPAPSDAGPKVGRNDPCPCGSGKKYKHCHGKLS; encoded by the coding sequence ATGATATCCGGCCTACTCAAAAAGATTTTCGGCAGCCGCAACGATCGGCTCGTTAAACAATATTCCCAGACCGTCAAGCGTATCAACGCGCTTGAGCCTTCGCTCGAAGCACTGAGCGACGAGCAGCTGCGGGCGAAAACGGACGAGTTCCGTCAGCGCCACGCCAACGGTGAATCGCTCGACGACCTGTTGCCCGAGGCCTTTGCCGTGGTCCGCGAGGCCGGCAAGCGCGAATTGGGCATGCGTCACTTCGACGTCCAGATGATTGGTGGCATGGTGCTGCATTACGGCAAGATCGCCGAAATGCGCACCGGCGAAGGCAAGACGCTGGTCGGCACGCTGCCGGCCTACCTCAATGCCATTTCCGGCAAGGGCGTGCACGTCATTACGGTCAACGACTACCTGGCCAGCCGCGATGCGGAGTGGATGGGGCGTCTGCATCGTTTCCTCGGTCTGAGTGTCGGCGTCAACCTGTCGCAGATGGATCACGAGGCCAAGCAGGCCGCCTACGCGGCCGACATCACCTACGGCACGAACAACGAGTTCGGCTTCGATTACCTGCGTGACAACATGGTGTACACGCCGGGCGAACGCGTTCAGCGCCAGCTGAATTTCGCGATTGTCGACGAAGTGGACTCCATTCTGATCGACGAAGCGCGTACGCCGCTGATCATTTCCGGCCAGGCCGAAGATCACACCGACCTTTATCTGCGAATGAAGGATGTCGTGCCGAAATTGACCCGCGCTGCCGAAGAAAAGGCCGAGGGCGATTACTGGGTCGACGAAAAGGGCCATCAGGTCCATCTTTCCGAAGCCGGTTACGAGCATGCCGAGCAACTGCTGGCCGAGCATGGCCTGCTGGCTGAAGGCGCCAGCCTCTACGACGCGGCCAACATCACGCTGATGCATCACCTGAATGCAGCGTTGCGCGGCCTGACGCTGTTCCACAAGGATCAGCACTACGTTGTGCAAAATGGCGAAATCATCATCGTCGACGAGTTCACTGGTCGCCTGATGGCCGGTCGCCGCTGGTCCGATGGTCTGCACCAGGCGGTGGAAGCCAAGGAAGGCGTCCAGATTCAGTCGGAAAACCAGACGCTGGCCTCGATTACTTTCCAGAATTATTTCCGGATGTACAGCCGCCTGTCCGGCATGACCGGCACGGCCGATACCGAAGCCTACGAATTCCACCAGATCTACGGTCTGGAGACGGTTGTCATTCCGCCGCACCGTCCGATGGTGCGCAAGGATATGAACGATCTGGTCTATAAGACTGCCGACGAAAAGAACGCAGCAATCATTGCCGACATCAAGGATTGCGCCAAACGCGGCCAGCCGGTGCTGGTCGGCACGACCTCGATCGAAGCCTCCGAGTTGCTTTCCGGCCTGCTCGACAAGGAAGGCTTGGCGCACAACGTGCTCAACGCCAAGCAGCACGCCCGCGAAGCGGAAATCGTCATTGAAGCCGGTCGACCGGGTGTGATCACGATTGCCACCAACATGGCCGGTCGGGGTACCGACATTGTGCTGGGCGGCAGCATCGAAAAGGCAACTTCGGCAATCAAGCATGACGAATCGCTGCCCGAAGCCGAGCGCGAAGCCCGCATTGCAGCAATGCGCGCCGAATGGCAGAAGTCGCACGATCAGGTGCTGGCGTCCGGCGGTCTGCACATCATCGGTTCCGAACGCCACGAATCGCGCCGCATCGACAACCAGCTGCGCGGTCGCGCCGGTCGTCAGGGCGATGCCGGTTCTTCGCGCTTCTACCTGTCGCTCGACGATCCGCTTTTGCGCATTTTTGCTGGCGAGCGCCTGCGCGCCATCATGGACAAGCTGAAAATGCCGGAGGGCGAAGCGATCGAGCATCCGCTCGTTACCCGCTCGCTGGAATCGGCACAGCGCAAGGTCGAAGCCCGCAACTTCGATATCCGCAAGCAGCTGCTCGAATACGACGATGTCTCGAACGACCAGCGCAAGGTGATCTACCAGCAGCGTAACGAGCTGCTCGAAACCGAGGATATTGCCGAGACGATTACCGCCATGCGCCACAGCGTGATCGGCGATATTTTCCGTACCTATGTGCCGGCCGAGTCGGTTGAGGAACAGTGGGACATGGAAGGCCTGGAGCGTGCGCTGGCGGCCGAGTTGCTGATCGTCGCACCGGTCGCAGCATGGTTCAAGAGCGAGCCGACCCTGTCCGATGAAGAAATTCTGGCCCGCATCACCCTGGAAGCCGATCAGGCTTACCAGGCCAAGATCGATCTGGTCGGCAGCAACTCCTTCCAGCAGTTCGAGCGCAATGTGATGTTGCAGAGCCTCGATACGCACTGGCGCGAGCACCTGGCGGCCCTCGACCATCTTCGCCAGGGTATCCACCTGCGCGGCTATGCCCAGAAAAATCCGAAGCAGGAATACAAGCGCGAAGCTTTCGAGCTTTTCGAAGGCCTGCTCGACCTGATTCGCAAGGAAGTCACCCGCGTTCTCTTTACCGTGCAGATTCGCTCGCAGGAAGATGTCGAGGAAACGGCGCCGCATGCCGATGTCCAGAACGTCCAATACCAGCATGCCGGTTATGATGAAGCCTTGGAAGGTTCGACCGACGAGGCGGCGGTTCCCGCGCCATCGGATGCCGGCCCGAAGGTTGGCCGAAACGATCCTTGTCCTTGCGGTAGCGGTAAAAAATACAAACATTGCCACGGAAAACTGTCCTGA
- the ftsZ gene encoding cell division protein FtsZ: MFEIIEKDEEVGTIIKVFGVGGAGGNAIEHMIREGVNGVEFIAANTDAQALGRNAASSKLSLGESGLGAGAKPEKGQEAAIQHREDIRAALQGAHMAFITAGMGGGTGTGAAPVVAEIAREMGILTVGVVTKPFSFEGNKRMKSAEAGIAEFSKHVDSLIVILNDKLMEVMGDDADVDDCFKAADDVLKNAVGGIAEIITYPGLVNVDFEDVRTVMGEMGRAMMGSAAAAGVDRARIAAEQAVASPLLEGVNLSGAKGVLVNITAAKGGLKMKEVNEVMNTVKAFAAEDAHIIFGAVYDELMGDSLRVTVVATGLGQAVAVRNRQTFEVINTPVMAATGTHDAIGFSSSPAIDYNQIADVPAVVRKRNVTVEALANSGVDRYDIPAFLRKQAD, encoded by the coding sequence ATGTTTGAGATCATCGAGAAGGACGAAGAAGTCGGCACGATCATCAAAGTGTTCGGGGTCGGCGGTGCCGGTGGCAATGCTATCGAGCACATGATTCGCGAAGGTGTGAACGGCGTTGAATTCATTGCCGCCAACACTGACGCACAAGCACTCGGCCGCAATGCGGCGTCGAGCAAGTTGTCGCTCGGCGAGAGTGGCCTGGGTGCTGGCGCCAAGCCGGAAAAGGGCCAGGAAGCGGCCATTCAGCATCGCGAAGACATCCGTGCCGCACTGCAGGGCGCGCACATGGCTTTCATCACGGCCGGCATGGGCGGTGGTACAGGTACCGGTGCCGCACCGGTTGTGGCTGAAATTGCCCGTGAAATGGGCATCCTGACGGTCGGCGTCGTGACCAAGCCGTTTAGTTTCGAAGGCAACAAGCGGATGAAGTCCGCCGAAGCCGGTATTGCTGAATTCTCCAAGCACGTCGATTCGCTGATCGTCATCCTGAATGACAAGCTGATGGAAGTCATGGGCGACGACGCCGATGTCGACGATTGCTTCAAGGCAGCTGACGACGTGCTGAAAAACGCCGTTGGCGGTATTGCCGAAATCATTACCTACCCGGGTCTGGTCAACGTCGACTTTGAAGACGTCCGCACCGTGATGGGCGAAATGGGCCGTGCGATGATGGGTTCTGCCGCTGCCGCCGGTGTCGACCGCGCACGCATCGCAGCCGAACAGGCCGTGGCTTCGCCGCTGCTCGAAGGTGTCAATCTGTCCGGTGCCAAGGGCGTGCTGGTCAATATCACGGCAGCCAAGGGCGGCCTGAAGATGAAGGAAGTCAACGAAGTGATGAACACCGTCAAGGCATTCGCTGCTGAAGACGCACACATCATCTTCGGCGCGGTCTACGACGAATTGATGGGCGATTCGCTGCGCGTCACCGTTGTTGCCACCGGTCTCGGCCAGGCCGTTGCCGTGCGCAATCGCCAGACGTTCGAAGTGATCAATACGCCAGTTATGGCCGCTACCGGTACGCACGATGCCATCGGCTTCTCGAGCAGCCCAGCCATCGATTACAACCAGATCGCCGATGTCCCGGCTGTTGTGCGCAAGCGCAATGTGACGGTTGAAGCGCTGGCCAACAGTGGTGTCGACCGTTACGACATCCCGGCATTCCTGCGCAAACAAGCAGACTGA
- the ftsA gene encoding cell division protein FtsA: protein MSRDNKDLVVGLDIGTSKIVALVAEINQEGSLNVIGMGSQDSRGLKKGVVVNIEETVHTISRVVQEVELMADCKVKDVYTGIAGSHIKSFNSNGMVAIKDKEVTPADIDRVIETAKAMPIPADQEILHILTQEFVIDGQDGIREPIGMSGMRLEVKTHIVTGAVSAAQNIVKCVRRCGLEVNDLVLQPLASSYAVLSEDEKDLGVCLIDIGGGTTDLAVWTQGAIRHTSVIPIAGDQITNDIAMALRTPTREAEDIKCKYGCALSQLADAAETMEVAGVDDRPSRKLSRRALADVIQPRVEELYELIQNELRRAGFEEVLSSGIVLTGGASVMPGMVELGEEIFHMPVRLGNPKYSGSLADVVQSPRFSTAFGLLLEAQAQRKRGQKIQDKQGIKDVLVGMKSWFAKNF, encoded by the coding sequence ATGAGCAGGGATAACAAGGATTTGGTCGTCGGGTTGGATATCGGCACTTCGAAAATCGTCGCGCTGGTTGCCGAAATCAACCAGGAAGGCAGCCTTAATGTGATTGGCATGGGTTCGCAGGATTCACGCGGCCTGAAAAAAGGTGTCGTGGTCAACATCGAGGAAACCGTGCATACGATCAGCCGCGTCGTGCAGGAAGTCGAGCTGATGGCTGATTGCAAGGTCAAGGATGTGTATACCGGGATCGCCGGCAGCCACATCAAGAGCTTCAACTCGAACGGCATGGTCGCGATCAAGGACAAGGAAGTGACGCCGGCCGACATCGACCGCGTGATCGAAACCGCCAAGGCGATGCCGATTCCGGCCGATCAGGAAATCCTGCACATCCTGACGCAGGAATTCGTCATCGACGGCCAGGACGGCATCCGTGAGCCGATCGGCATGAGCGGCATGCGCCTCGAAGTCAAGACGCACATCGTGACCGGTGCCGTTTCTGCGGCCCAGAACATCGTCAAGTGCGTGCGTCGCTGCGGTCTGGAAGTGAATGATCTGGTGCTGCAGCCGCTGGCCTCGAGCTACGCTGTGCTCTCCGAAGATGAAAAGGATCTCGGCGTCTGCCTGATCGATATCGGCGGCGGTACGACCGATTTGGCCGTGTGGACGCAAGGTGCGATCCGTCATACCTCGGTGATTCCCATCGCCGGCGACCAGATCACCAACGATATCGCCATGGCGCTGCGCACCCCGACGCGCGAAGCCGAAGACATCAAGTGCAAGTACGGCTGCGCCCTGTCGCAGCTGGCCGATGCGGCCGAGACGATGGAGGTTGCCGGGGTCGACGACCGCCCAAGCCGTAAATTGAGCCGTCGTGCGCTGGCCGATGTGATCCAGCCGCGCGTCGAGGAACTGTACGAACTGATCCAGAACGAACTGCGCCGCGCCGGTTTCGAGGAGGTTCTTTCCTCCGGCATCGTGCTGACCGGTGGTGCCAGCGTCATGCCGGGCATGGTCGAGCTGGGCGAAGAAATTTTCCACATGCCGGTCCGTCTGGGCAATCCGAAGTATTCGGGCAGCCTGGCCGATGTCGTGCAGAGCCCGCGCTTTTCAACCGCTTTCGGTCTGCTGCTTGAAGCGCAGGCCCAGCGTAAACGGGGCCAGAAAATTCAGGACAAGCAGGGCATCAAGGATGTCCTGGTCGGTATGAAGTCGTGGTTTGCCAAGAATTTCTAA
- the lpxC gene encoding UDP-3-O-acyl-N-acetylglucosamine deacetylase — MLKQRTLKTVIRASGVGLHGGVKVNMTLRPAAPDTGIVFRRVDLPEPVDIPARAFMVGDTRMCSCLEKDGVKVGTIEHLMSAFAGLGIDNAWVDLDAPEVPILDGSAAPFVFLIQSAGIEEQNAAKKFIRVTQTIEVRDGDKWARFEPYDGYRLAFSIVFNHPAIDKSAQKAEIDFAEQSYTREVARARTFGFMQEVEYLRENGLALGGGLENAIVLDEFRVLNQDGLRYGDEFVKHKILDAVGDLYLLGSPLLAAYSSHKGGHALNNQLARELLNHQESWEFATFEQAENAPAGVTRWLNQPA, encoded by the coding sequence ATGCTCAAGCAACGCACGCTCAAGACAGTTATTCGCGCCTCAGGTGTTGGCCTGCACGGCGGTGTCAAGGTCAATATGACCCTGCGCCCGGCTGCGCCCGATACCGGCATCGTCTTCCGTCGCGTCGATTTGCCGGAGCCCGTTGATATCCCGGCCCGTGCCTTCATGGTGGGTGATACGCGCATGTGCTCCTGTCTTGAAAAGGACGGGGTGAAAGTCGGCACCATCGAACACCTGATGTCGGCCTTTGCCGGTCTCGGTATCGACAATGCCTGGGTGGACCTGGATGCGCCGGAAGTGCCCATCCTTGACGGTTCGGCTGCGCCGTTCGTTTTCCTGATCCAGTCTGCTGGCATCGAGGAACAGAACGCGGCCAAGAAATTCATTCGCGTTACCCAAACAATTGAAGTTCGCGATGGTGACAAATGGGCCCGTTTCGAGCCTTATGATGGTTATCGCCTGGCTTTTTCCATCGTTTTCAACCATCCGGCGATCGACAAATCGGCCCAAAAGGCTGAAATCGATTTTGCCGAACAGTCCTACACCCGTGAAGTGGCCCGGGCGCGCACCTTTGGTTTCATGCAGGAAGTCGAATACCTGCGTGAAAACGGTCTGGCGCTGGGTGGTGGCCTCGAAAATGCCATCGTGCTTGATGAGTTCCGTGTGCTGAACCAGGATGGTTTGCGCTACGGCGATGAGTTCGTCAAACACAAGATTCTCGACGCTGTCGGCGACCTCTATCTGCTCGGCAGCCCGCTGCTTGCCGCCTATTCGTCGCACAAGGGCGGTCATGCGCTGAATAACCAGTTGGCTCGTGAGCTGCTGAATCACCAGGAATCCTGGGAGTTCGCAACTTTCGAACAGGCTGAAAACGCCCCGGCCGGTGTGACGCGCTGGCTGAACCAGCCCGCCTGA